A portion of the Halopelagius inordinatus genome contains these proteins:
- a CDS encoding IMP cyclohydrolase: MYVGRFIVVGPDFGAYRVSSRSFPNRRIVDRDGTLTVAPTPDAPESDNPYISYNCVREGGDGVVVGNGSHVDPVAEKLDAGYPARDALAESLLALDYEKDDYDTPRIAGVVASDDADEASYIGIVRRDALLVRAVSEPTLVATYEEDAPASVEFEADDAESAATGVYEMEYEHAVCAAGVTYRGGEVELAVENGPEDGA, translated from the coding sequence ATGTACGTCGGACGTTTCATCGTCGTCGGCCCCGATTTCGGCGCGTATCGCGTCTCCTCTCGTTCGTTCCCGAACCGCCGCATCGTCGACCGCGACGGAACGCTCACCGTCGCGCCGACGCCGGACGCGCCGGAGAGCGACAACCCCTACATCTCCTACAACTGCGTTCGCGAGGGCGGCGACGGCGTCGTCGTCGGCAACGGGTCGCACGTCGACCCCGTCGCGGAGAAACTCGACGCGGGCTACCCCGCCCGCGACGCTCTCGCCGAATCGCTTCTCGCTCTCGACTACGAGAAAGACGACTACGACACGCCGCGAATCGCCGGAGTCGTCGCGTCGGACGACGCGGACGAGGCGTCCTACATCGGCATCGTCCGCCGCGACGCCCTCCTCGTCCGCGCCGTCTCGGAACCGACGCTTGTCGCCACCTACGAGGAGGACGCGCCCGCATCCGTCGAATTCGAGGCGGACGACGCGGAATCCGCCGCGACCGGCGTCTACGAGATGGAGTACGAACACGCCGTCTGCGCCGCGGGCGTCACCTACCGCGGCGGCGAGGTGGAGTTGGCAGTCGAGAACGGCCCCGAGGACGGAGCGTAG
- a CDS encoding metallophosphoesterase family protein: MRVGVISDVHGNKVALDAVLSDMPEVDALVNAGDVVGYNPWPAECVDVMRERGVPTVMGNHDRAVASGTAFRFNSMAAAGVDYARERLDEEALAWLERLPDERLACDDRVKLVHGHPDDPDRYTYPDEFGSEMLGDEDVLVLGHTHVQSHATFDEGVVVNPGSVGQPRDADHRAAYAVVDLDDLTVEEHRVDYDIEEVVDAVNEAGLPERIGLRLYDGR; the protein is encoded by the coding sequence ATGCGAGTCGGCGTCATCTCGGACGTACACGGCAACAAGGTGGCATTGGACGCCGTCCTCTCGGATATGCCCGAGGTGGACGCACTCGTCAACGCGGGCGACGTGGTGGGGTACAACCCGTGGCCCGCGGAGTGCGTCGACGTGATGCGCGAACGCGGCGTCCCGACGGTGATGGGCAACCACGACCGGGCGGTGGCGAGTGGGACCGCGTTTCGGTTCAACTCGATGGCGGCCGCGGGCGTCGACTACGCCCGCGAACGGTTAGACGAGGAGGCGTTGGCGTGGTTGGAACGCCTCCCCGACGAACGCCTCGCGTGCGACGACCGGGTGAAACTCGTCCACGGACACCCGGATGACCCGGACCGCTACACCTACCCCGACGAGTTCGGTTCCGAGATGCTCGGAGACGAGGACGTGTTGGTCCTCGGGCACACCCACGTCCAGAGTCACGCCACCTTCGACGAGGGCGTCGTGGTGAACCCCGGAAGCGTCGGCCAACCGCGCGACGCCGACCACCGGGCGGCCTACGCCGTGGTGGACCTAGACGACCTGACCGTCGAAGAACACAGGGTCGACTACGACATCGAGGAAGTCGTCGACGCGGTGAACGAGGCGGGCCTCCCCGAGCGAATCGGTCTCAGACTGTACGACGGGCGGTGA
- a CDS encoding VOC family protein — protein sequence MELTGIDHFVLTVEDVATSCSFYDSLGGDVVTFGGGRKAVQFGDQKINLHPVDNDVDVVAASPTSGGGDFCLVTETPIGDVERRLRELDVEIVRGPVERTGAAGPITSVYVRDPDDNLVEIGSYADA from the coding sequence GTGGAACTGACCGGCATCGACCACTTCGTACTCACCGTCGAAGACGTGGCGACCAGTTGCTCGTTCTACGACAGTCTCGGCGGCGACGTGGTGACGTTCGGCGGCGGCCGGAAGGCGGTGCAGTTCGGCGACCAGAAGATAAACCTCCACCCGGTCGACAACGACGTCGACGTCGTCGCGGCGTCGCCGACGTCCGGCGGCGGCGACTTCTGTCTCGTCACCGAGACGCCCATCGGCGACGTCGAACGCCGCCTCCGCGAACTCGACGTCGAAATCGTCCGAGGACCGGTCGAACGGACCGGGGCGGCGGGCCCGATCACGTCGGTGTACGTCAGAGACCCCGACGACAACCTCGTGGAGATAGGCTCCTACGCGGACGCCTGA
- a CDS encoding tryptophanase: MRSYKAKMVEPIRLPSREEREAALDAAGYNAFNLDAADVFVDLLTDSGTGTMSAEQWAALMRGDEAYAGSDSFGRLCESVADVMGFEHVVPTHQGRGAENVLYGVLVDEGDVVPNNAHFDTTRAHVANQGAEPVDCTLPAARDPDSSDPFKGDFDVDAGWELVEEVGAESIPVVVLTITNNSVAGQPVSVENTREVAAFAEEIDATFVVDACRFAENAYFVRERESEFAGWTVADIVREQLSYADAVTMSGKKDAIVNIGGFAAMRDDDVFEAAKQRAILYEGFPTYGGLAGRDVEAMAVGLREAVEPPYVEERVEQVAELGRLLVEAGVPVYEPTGGHAVYVDAERVLPHVPKDRYPGQALVCALYREGGVRGVELGGFAFPGTDRPDLVRLALPRRTYSREHLEHVAETAGRVRESAEEYRGLEIVEEPEMAELRHFSARLRPVPASHAAD; this comes from the coding sequence ATGCGCTCGTACAAAGCAAAGATGGTCGAGCCGATTCGGCTCCCCTCGCGAGAGGAACGCGAGGCGGCCCTCGACGCCGCCGGATACAACGCGTTCAACTTAGACGCCGCCGACGTGTTCGTGGACCTTCTCACCGATAGTGGGACGGGGACCATGAGCGCAGAGCAGTGGGCGGCGCTGATGCGCGGCGACGAGGCGTACGCCGGAAGCGACAGTTTCGGACGCCTCTGCGAATCGGTCGCCGACGTGATGGGGTTCGAGCACGTCGTCCCGACGCATCAGGGTCGCGGCGCCGAGAACGTCCTTTACGGCGTCCTCGTCGACGAGGGCGACGTGGTTCCGAACAACGCGCACTTCGACACCACCCGCGCGCACGTCGCAAATCAGGGCGCAGAGCCGGTGGACTGCACGCTTCCGGCCGCCCGCGACCCCGACTCCTCGGACCCGTTCAAAGGCGACTTCGACGTCGACGCGGGGTGGGAACTGGTCGAGGAAGTCGGTGCGGAGTCGATTCCGGTCGTCGTCCTCACTATCACGAACAACTCCGTCGCGGGCCAACCCGTCAGCGTCGAGAACACCCGAGAGGTCGCCGCGTTCGCAGAAGAGATAGACGCCACGTTCGTCGTGGACGCCTGTCGGTTCGCCGAGAACGCCTACTTCGTCCGGGAGAGAGAGTCGGAGTTCGCGGGGTGGACCGTCGCGGACATCGTCCGCGAGCAACTCTCGTACGCCGACGCGGTGACGATGTCCGGGAAGAAAGACGCAATCGTCAACATCGGCGGGTTCGCCGCGATGCGCGACGACGACGTGTTCGAGGCGGCGAAACAGCGTGCCATCCTCTACGAGGGCTTTCCGACCTACGGCGGACTCGCCGGGCGCGACGTGGAGGCGATGGCGGTCGGACTCCGAGAGGCGGTCGAACCGCCGTACGTCGAAGAACGGGTCGAACAGGTGGCGGAACTCGGCCGACTCCTCGTCGAGGCGGGCGTCCCCGTCTACGAACCGACCGGCGGCCACGCCGTCTACGTCGACGCCGAACGCGTCCTGCCGCACGTCCCGAAAGACCGGTATCCCGGGCAGGCACTCGTCTGCGCTCTCTACCGTGAGGGCGGCGTCCGCGGCGTCGAACTCGGCGGATTCGCCTTCCCCGGCACCGACCGACCCGATCTCGTCCGCCTCGCCCTCCCGCGGCGGACGTACTCGCGGGAACATCTCGAACACGTCGCGGAGACGGCCGGGCGCGTCCGCGAGTCCGCCGAGGAGTATCGCGGCTTGGAGATAGTCGAGGAACCGGAGATGGCGGAACTTCGGCATTTCTCTGCGCGTCTCCGACCCGTCCCCGCCTCGCACGCCGCCGACTGA
- a CDS encoding aspartate kinase: MRVVAKFGGTSLGSGDRINRAADSIAAAVGQGHEIAVVASAMGNTTDDLLEEIQFEAEDRDRAEIVSMGERTSVRMLKAALSSRGVDALFVEPGTDEWPVITNDLGEVDVEATQKRAAELAAELDGVVPVITGFLAQNHAGEITTLGRGGSDTTAVMLGRYMDADEVVIVTDVEGVMTGDPRVVEGARNVGRITVDELRNLSFRGAEVVAPSALSYKDDELAVRVVHYQHGDLLTGGTLIEGEFENLIDMQDDPLACITVAGRSIRNRQGILADLSESLRKADINIDAVASGMDSVTFYVTEDRAEEAENLLHSKVVADDTLSSVTVDDDVAVIRVTGGELPNRPGVILDIVQPISEASINIHDIITSATSVAIFVAWDDREETLKIVQDEF; this comes from the coding sequence ATGCGAGTAGTCGCGAAGTTCGGCGGAACGTCGCTCGGAAGCGGTGACCGCATCAACCGCGCGGCGGACTCTATCGCCGCGGCGGTCGGTCAGGGCCACGAGATAGCCGTCGTCGCCTCCGCGATGGGGAACACGACCGACGACCTGTTAGAGGAGATTCAGTTCGAGGCGGAAGACAGAGACCGCGCCGAAATCGTCTCGATGGGCGAACGGACCAGTGTCCGCATGCTGAAGGCCGCCCTCTCCTCTCGCGGCGTCGACGCTCTGTTCGTCGAACCCGGAACCGACGAGTGGCCCGTTATCACGAACGACCTGGGCGAAGTCGACGTCGAGGCGACCCAAAAGCGCGCGGCGGAACTCGCCGCCGAGTTAGACGGCGTCGTCCCGGTCATCACCGGTTTCCTCGCGCAGAACCACGCGGGCGAGATTACGACGCTCGGCCGCGGCGGGTCCGACACCACCGCCGTGATGCTCGGTCGGTACATGGACGCGGACGAAGTCGTCATCGTCACCGACGTCGAGGGCGTCATGACGGGCGACCCGCGCGTCGTCGAGGGCGCGCGCAACGTCGGGCGCATCACCGTCGACGAACTCCGGAACCTCTCGTTTCGCGGCGCGGAAGTCGTCGCGCCCTCTGCGCTCTCGTACAAGGACGACGAACTCGCCGTCCGCGTCGTCCACTACCAACACGGCGACCTGTTGACCGGCGGCACCCTCATCGAGGGCGAGTTCGAGAACCTCATCGACATGCAAGACGACCCACTCGCCTGCATCACCGTCGCCGGTCGCTCGATTCGGAACCGGCAGGGTATCCTCGCGGACCTCTCCGAGTCGCTCCGAAAGGCCGACATCAACATCGACGCCGTCGCCTCGGGGATGGACTCCGTGACGTTCTACGTCACCGAGGACAGAGCGGAGGAGGCCGAGAACCTGCTTCACTCGAAAGTCGTCGCCGACGACACCCTCTCTTCTGTCACCGTCGACGACGACGTGGCCGTCATCCGCGTCACGGGCGGCGAACTCCCGAACCGGCCGGGCGTCATCCTCGACATCGTCCAACCCATCTCCGAGGCCAGCATCAACATCCACGACATCATCACCTCCGCCACCTCCGTCGCCATCTTCGTCGCGTGGGACGACAGAGAGGAGACGCTGAAGATAGTCCAAGACGAGTTCTGA
- a CDS encoding DNA-directed DNA polymerase II small subunit translates to MPLETPSRIVQELARHGYNAEREAVTLIAGAANPSSALVRAVEHAEDDAFRITAADVRAVLDADRAADAPTTPSPTETSSDGGTATPDPPISTAKPTEDGASKQIRSPGETTGDGGGRDVTRSPKPVDIAGDITGQSTGTGEYADFVKVFKDRYERLSSHLRGRVNHRPAEAIQRMSGGSDTAMVGLVNDIRSTASGHWLVELEDTTGTFPCLVMKDRDFASAVDELLMDECIAVEGTLADDSGIMFVDSIYFPDVPRTHEPNTADRHVQAALISDVHVGSQEFMADAWNNFTDWLHTEEAHAVEYLLVAGDMVEGVGVYPNQDEELDIIDIYEQYERFSEYLKQVPGDVEIVMIPGNHDAVRLAEPQPGFDETLRDIMDVHDARITGNPSTVTVEGVNVLMYHGVSLDEVIAELPEEKASYDDPHKAMYQLLKKRHVAPQYGGHLRLAPEKKDYLVIDDVPDIFHTGHVHKLGWGKYHNVLAVNSGCWQSQTDFQKSVNIDPDAGYAPIVDLDTLDMTVRKFA, encoded by the coding sequence GTGCCTCTGGAGACGCCGTCGCGCATCGTCCAAGAACTCGCTCGCCACGGCTACAACGCAGAGAGAGAGGCTGTGACGCTCATCGCCGGGGCCGCGAACCCCTCGTCAGCGCTGGTGCGTGCGGTGGAACACGCCGAAGACGACGCGTTCCGCATCACCGCCGCGGACGTCAGGGCGGTTCTGGACGCCGACCGTGCGGCGGACGCTCCGACGACGCCGTCGCCGACCGAGACATCCTCGGACGGCGGAACGGCCACCCCCGACCCCCCGATTTCGACTGCAAAACCGACCGAAGACGGCGCATCGAAACAGATACGATCTCCAGGCGAAACGACGGGAGACGGAGGCGGACGGGACGTGACTCGCTCGCCGAAACCGGTCGATATCGCGGGCGACATCACGGGACAGAGCACCGGAACCGGCGAGTACGCCGACTTCGTGAAGGTGTTCAAAGACCGGTACGAACGGCTGTCCTCGCATCTCCGCGGGCGGGTGAACCACCGGCCCGCCGAGGCGATTCAGCGGATGTCCGGCGGGAGCGACACCGCGATGGTCGGACTCGTCAACGACATCCGTTCGACGGCGAGCGGACACTGGCTCGTCGAACTGGAGGACACGACGGGGACGTTTCCGTGTCTCGTGATGAAGGACCGCGACTTCGCGTCGGCGGTGGACGAACTCCTCATGGACGAGTGCATCGCCGTGGAGGGAACCCTCGCGGACGACTCGGGCATCATGTTCGTCGATTCGATATACTTCCCGGACGTTCCGCGGACGCACGAACCCAACACCGCGGACCGACACGTGCAGGCGGCGCTGATATCCGACGTCCACGTCGGCAGCCAGGAGTTCATGGCCGACGCGTGGAACAACTTCACGGACTGGCTCCACACCGAGGAGGCCCACGCCGTCGAGTACCTCCTCGTCGCGGGCGACATGGTCGAAGGCGTCGGCGTCTATCCGAACCAAGACGAGGAACTCGACATCATCGACATCTACGAGCAGTACGAGCGATTCTCGGAGTATCTCAAACAGGTCCCCGGCGACGTGGAGATAGTGATGATTCCGGGGAACCACGACGCCGTCCGCCTCGCGGAACCGCAACCCGGGTTCGACGAGACGCTCCGCGACATCATGGACGTTCACGACGCTCGAATTACGGGCAACCCCTCGACGGTCACCGTCGAGGGCGTGAACGTGCTGATGTACCACGGCGTCTCCTTGGACGAGGTCATCGCCGAACTCCCGGAGGAGAAGGCCAGTTACGACGACCCGCACAAGGCGATGTACCAACTCCTGAAGAAGCGTCACGTCGCCCCGCAGTACGGCGGCCATCTCCGACTCGCGCCCGAGAAGAAAGACTACCTCGTCATCGACGACGTGCCCGACATCTTCCACACCGGCCACGTCCACAAACTCGGGTGGGGGAAGTACCACAACGTCCTCGCGGTCAACTCCGGATGCTGGCAGTCCCAGACCGACTTCCAGAAGTCCGTCAACATCGACCCCGACGCCGGGTACGCACCCATCGTCGACCTCGACACCCTCGATATGACCGTCAGAAAGTTCGCCTGA
- a CDS encoding S24/S26 family peptidase has product MTQDEGESRSDAEASRPSPGPADDEGDSDDFVTRLRTAETGVLAFVREAFVSVSIVVAIGLLLYLVSGVWPPMVAVESGSMEPHMERGDLVVISAPERFSPEYDFEETGVVTADVGEERGYRTLGGHGSVVVYDPPSRFGSPIIHRAHFWVEEGENWYDEANPEYVNADGCAELSNCPAPHAGFVTKGDANSQYDQASGIAEPVKREWVEGVARFRIPYLGYVRLKLTGLFVSVPAGDAPSVGESVLGYAGPPEFESDRETVAEKTLQSPNVANASG; this is encoded by the coding sequence ATGACTCAAGACGAGGGAGAGTCGCGCAGTGACGCCGAGGCGTCGCGACCCTCCCCCGGACCGGCGGACGACGAGGGCGACTCCGACGACTTCGTCACGCGTCTTCGAACGGCGGAGACGGGCGTACTCGCCTTCGTCCGAGAGGCGTTCGTCAGCGTATCCATCGTCGTCGCCATCGGACTACTCCTCTATCTCGTAAGCGGCGTCTGGCCGCCGATGGTGGCCGTCGAGAGCGGGAGCATGGAACCACACATGGAACGCGGTGACCTCGTCGTCATCAGCGCTCCCGAACGGTTCAGCCCGGAGTACGACTTCGAGGAGACCGGCGTCGTGACCGCCGACGTCGGCGAGGAGAGGGGGTACCGGACGCTCGGCGGACACGGGTCCGTCGTCGTCTACGACCCACCCTCCCGGTTCGGGTCGCCGATAATCCACCGCGCTCACTTCTGGGTCGAGGAGGGCGAAAACTGGTACGACGAGGCGAATCCCGAGTACGTGAACGCGGACGGGTGCGCGGAACTGTCGAACTGCCCCGCACCGCACGCCGGGTTCGTCACGAAGGGCGACGCCAACTCTCAGTACGACCAAGCGAGCGGTATCGCAGAACCCGTCAAGCGAGAGTGGGTAGAGGGGGTCGCTCGCTTCCGCATCCCCTACCTCGGCTACGTTCGACTGAAACTCACCGGACTGTTCGTCTCCGTCCCGGCGGGAGATGCTCCGTCCGTCGGTGAATCGGTGCTCGGATACGCTGGCCCCCCTGAGTTCGAGTCCGACCGCGAAACGGTGGCCGAAAAGACCCTACAGAGCCCGAATGTCGCGAACGCGTCGGGCTGA
- a CDS encoding Cdc6/Cdc18 family protein — protein MDEDTPRDGDEREDDRERGEQAAPDGEEASPTPDADDDTVTAEDIDIRESIGPNGSPEETADDVTDVSLDEVVLDDDDGDSRGLFDDLLSGEPIFENKEVLRPSYTPHELPHRTEQINQMATILVSALRGETPSNILIYGKTGTGKTASAKFVSQELESTSQKYDVPCEVEYINCEVTDTQYRVLAQLANKFIEKNEAYIERELDRLRDLRARAAESVNELTDTEFDSVAAVEQQITELEADFEEMEAVPMTGWPTDRVYTTFFDAVDYNERVVVIMLDEIDKLVEKSGDDTLYNLSRMNSELDNSRISIMGISNDLKFTDFLDPRVKSSLGEEEIVFPPYDANQLRDILQHRSDVAFKGGALTDDVIPLCAAFAAQEHGDARRALDLLRTAGELAERGQSDTVEEAHVRQAQDKIELDRVVEVVRTLPTQSKIVLFSTILLEKNGVHNINTGEVFNIYKRLCEEIDADVLTQRRVTDLISELDMLGIVNAVVVSKGRYGRTKEISLSVPIDETEAVLLSDSRLGDIENAQPFVQARFDN, from the coding sequence ATGGACGAAGACACTCCGCGCGACGGGGACGAACGCGAAGACGATCGTGAGCGCGGTGAACAGGCGGCACCGGACGGCGAGGAGGCGTCCCCGACACCCGACGCGGACGACGACACCGTCACCGCCGAGGATATCGACATCCGCGAGAGCATCGGTCCGAACGGGTCGCCCGAGGAGACGGCCGACGACGTGACGGACGTGAGCCTCGACGAAGTCGTCCTCGACGACGACGACGGCGACAGTCGCGGCCTGTTCGACGACCTACTCTCGGGAGAACCCATCTTCGAGAACAAGGAGGTACTCAGACCGTCGTACACCCCGCACGAACTCCCCCACCGAACAGAGCAGATAAACCAGATGGCGACGATTCTCGTCTCCGCTCTCCGAGGCGAGACGCCGTCGAACATCCTCATCTACGGGAAGACCGGAACCGGCAAGACGGCGAGTGCGAAGTTCGTCAGCCAGGAACTGGAGTCGACCTCTCAGAAGTACGATGTCCCCTGCGAAGTCGAGTACATAAACTGCGAGGTGACCGACACGCAGTACCGCGTGCTCGCGCAACTCGCGAACAAGTTCATCGAGAAGAACGAGGCGTACATCGAACGCGAACTCGACCGCCTCCGCGACTTGCGGGCGCGCGCCGCCGAGTCGGTGAACGAACTGACGGACACCGAGTTCGACTCCGTCGCCGCCGTCGAACAGCAGATAACCGAACTCGAAGCGGACTTCGAGGAGATGGAAGCGGTCCCCATGACGGGGTGGCCCACGGACCGGGTGTACACGACGTTCTTCGACGCGGTAGACTACAACGAACGCGTCGTCGTCATCATGCTCGACGAGATAGACAAACTCGTCGAGAAGTCCGGCGACGACACGCTGTACAACCTCTCGCGGATGAACTCGGAACTCGACAACTCTCGCATCTCCATCATGGGTATCTCGAACGACCTGAAGTTCACAGACTTCCTCGACCCTCGCGTCAAATCCTCGCTCGGCGAGGAGGAGATCGTGTTCCCGCCGTACGACGCGAACCAACTCCGCGACATCCTCCAGCACCGTTCCGACGTGGCGTTCAAAGGCGGCGCACTCACCGACGACGTCATCCCCCTCTGTGCGGCGTTCGCCGCGCAGGAACACGGCGACGCGCGGCGCGCACTCGACCTCCTCCGGACGGCGGGCGAACTCGCGGAACGCGGGCAGTCCGATACGGTGGAGGAGGCGCACGTCCGCCAGGCCCAAGACAAGATAGAACTCGACCGCGTCGTCGAAGTCGTCCGGACGCTTCCGACTCAATCGAAGATAGTGCTGTTTTCGACCATCCTCTTGGAGAAAAACGGCGTCCACAACATCAACACCGGCGAGGTGTTCAACATCTACAAGCGCCTCTGCGAGGAGATAGACGCCGACGTGCTCACCCAACGCCGCGTCACCGACCTCATCTCGGAACTCGACATGCTCGGCATCGTCAACGCCGTCGTCGTCTCGAAGGGGCGGTACGGTCGCACGAAGGAGATATCGCTGTCCGTTCCGATCGACGAAACCGAGGCGGTCCTGCTCTCGGACTCCCGTCTCGGCGACATCGAGAACGCACAACCGTTCGTCCAAGCCAGGTTCGACAACTGA
- a CDS encoding Era-like GTP-binding protein gives MGLLTELRDSISRVVDRMFSDTEPRRIGIYGPPNAGKTTLANRIARDWTGDAVGPESHIPHETRRARRKENVEIERNGKKVTIDIVDTPGVTTKVDYKEFLDHDMEKDDAVRRSREATEGVAEAMHWLREDVDGVIYVLDSTEDPFTQVNTMLIGIIESQDLPVLIFANKTDLDDSNVQRISNAFPQHETVPLSALEGNNMDEVYDKIAEYFG, from the coding sequence ATGGGTCTGCTCACAGAATTAAGAGACAGCATCTCACGGGTCGTCGACCGGATGTTCTCGGACACGGAGCCGAGACGGATTGGCATTTACGGACCGCCGAACGCCGGAAAAACGACCCTCGCGAACCGTATCGCACGCGACTGGACCGGCGACGCCGTCGGGCCCGAGAGCCACATCCCCCACGAGACGCGCCGCGCGCGTCGAAAGGAGAACGTGGAAATCGAGCGCAACGGCAAGAAGGTCACGATAGATATCGTCGACACGCCGGGCGTCACCACGAAGGTGGACTACAAGGAGTTCCTCGACCACGACATGGAGAAAGACGACGCGGTTCGTCGCTCCCGCGAGGCGACCGAGGGCGTCGCCGAGGCCATGCACTGGCTGCGAGAGGACGTCGACGGCGTCATCTACGTCCTCGACAGCACGGAGGACCCGTTCACGCAGGTGAACACGATGCTCATCGGCATCATCGAGAGTCAGGACCTTCCGGTGCTCATCTTCGCGAACAAAACCGACCTCGACGACTCGAACGTCCAGCGCATCTCGAACGCGTTTCCGCAACACGAAACCGTTCCCCTCTCTGCGTTGGAAGGAAACAACATGGACGAAGTCTACGACAAGATAGCGGAGTACTTCGGGTGA
- a CDS encoding DUF2073 domain-containing protein, producing the protein MPEVTPGNTDGVQIDLISGARMEGLASMEKIRLILDGVRDGNIVILEEGLSPDEESKLIEVTMTEISPDEFNGIEIETYPQSKAGSQGFLGRLMGSEETKKLTVIGPANQIETLHKDENLISALVSRR; encoded by the coding sequence ATGCCTGAAGTCACACCCGGAAACACGGACGGCGTTCAAATCGACCTGATAAGCGGTGCCCGAATGGAGGGCTTGGCGAGTATGGAGAAGATCAGGCTCATCCTCGACGGCGTCCGCGACGGCAACATAGTCATCCTCGAAGAGGGTCTGTCGCCGGACGAGGAGTCGAAACTCATCGAGGTGACGATGACCGAAATCAGCCCCGACGAGTTCAACGGTATCGAGATAGAGACGTATCCCCAGTCGAAGGCGGGGAGCCAAGGGTTCCTCGGGCGACTGATGGGCTCCGAGGAGACGAAGAAGCTCACCGTCATCGGTCCGGCGAACCAGATAGAGACGCTCCACAAGGACGAAAACCTCATCAGCGCACTCGTCTCCCGACGCTGA
- a CDS encoding OapC/ArvC family zinc-ribbon domain-containing protein, protein MPHQCTNCGKVFPDGSKEMLSGCPDCGGNKFQFRPSSAGSTAGAASSTRSEGTDRSPPSSTSTPTESAGDPDSDTASSDSRPTETDPGDAASDASPSTGSDPSNASKSPTWARTAERAAGAEGDDRPASDTPEKPTRPDAAEDATEREGGLSGRANRAGKSVRDWVSSRGTDSAEDDDSTETPQAPESQQEPKSQQEPKNPPANVESEAEVEVDPDREDSAQASARSAVVSPDEIAAAADRAAVEDADGPPTDADGTVIEPESDERPALDDLREELNSQFESIKIVAPGEYELNLMELYDRTEYIISLREDGRYVIEVPDSWDDREDDD, encoded by the coding sequence ATGCCCCACCAATGCACGAACTGCGGTAAGGTGTTCCCCGACGGCTCGAAGGAGATGCTCTCGGGGTGCCCCGACTGCGGCGGAAACAAGTTCCAGTTCCGCCCGTCCAGCGCGGGGTCAACCGCCGGTGCGGCGTCCTCGACGCGAAGCGAGGGGACGGACCGTTCCCCGCCGAGTTCGACTTCGACACCGACCGAGTCCGCCGGAGACCCGGATTCGGACACCGCCTCGTCCGACTCGCGACCGACAGAAACCGACCCCGGAGACGCCGCCTCCGACGCGTCCCCTTCCACCGGATCAGACCCGTCGAACGCGTCGAAGTCGCCGACGTGGGCTCGGACCGCCGAACGCGCCGCGGGCGCGGAAGGCGACGACCGACCCGCATCGGACACTCCAGAGAAACCGACCCGACCCGACGCGGCGGAGGACGCGACGGAACGAGAGGGCGGTCTCTCGGGCCGAGCGAACCGCGCGGGCAAGTCGGTTCGAGACTGGGTGAGTTCTCGGGGCACCGACTCGGCCGAGGACGACGACTCGACCGAAACTCCGCAAGCGCCGGAGAGCCAGCAGGAACCCAAGAGCCAGCAGGAACCCAAGAACCCGCCCGCAAACGTCGAATCCGAAGCCGAAGTCGAAGTCGACCCCGACCGTGAGGACTCCGCGCAGGCGAGCGCTCGAAGCGCCGTCGTCTCGCCCGACGAGATAGCGGCGGCGGCGGACCGCGCGGCCGTCGAGGACGCGGACGGTCCGCCCACGGACGCAGACGGGACCGTCATCGAACCGGAGAGCGACGAGCGACCCGCTCTCGACGACCTCCGCGAGGAACTCAACAGCCAGTTCGAGAGCATCAAAATCGTCGCACCCGGGGAGTACGAGTTGAACCTGATGGAACTGTACGACCGCACCGAGTACATCATCTCGCTTCGCGAGGACGGTCGGTACGTCATCGAAGTCCCCGACTCGTGGGACGACCGCGAAGACGACGACTAG